A portion of the Streptomyces sp. NBC_00376 genome contains these proteins:
- a CDS encoding alcohol dehydrogenase catalytic domain-containing protein, whose amino-acid sequence MYGAGDVRIENVPDPVLKQPTDVLVRITGSCICGSDLHPYASMKAEDGPARMGYEFIAIVEATDSEVTTVKKGDLVVAPFAISDNTCEFCREGLHTFCAHPQANFWDGEPEEGGQAEAIRVPLADGTLVKLPVAPDSALLPSLLTLSDVFGTAYHAALMGGVNERTRVTVIGDGAVGPLAVLSAKWLGANQIMLMGRHQARTEPRPGIRGHRRRLRRGENGIEAVRELTGGHGTHVVLEAVGHMSAYERALGVVLPGGVISRVGVPQYEEAPVGFGSLFGPNIRLAGGPAPVRAYIEELMPDILNGTIEPGKVFDATPDLDGIPAGYRVMADRKALKVLVKP is encoded by the coding sequence ATGTACGGCGCCGGCGACGTCCGGATCGAGAACGTCCCGGACCCCGTCCTCAAACAGCCCACCGACGTACTGGTCCGCATCACTGGATCCTGCATCTGCGGCAGCGACCTGCACCCCTACGCCTCGATGAAGGCCGAGGACGGCCCGGCCCGGATGGGGTACGAGTTCATCGCCATCGTCGAAGCCACCGACTCTGAGGTGACCACCGTCAAGAAGGGCGACCTGGTCGTCGCCCCCTTCGCGATCTCAGACAACACCTGCGAGTTCTGCCGCGAGGGCCTGCACACCTTCTGCGCCCACCCACAGGCCAACTTCTGGGACGGCGAGCCGGAAGAGGGCGGCCAGGCCGAAGCGATCCGCGTCCCGCTCGCCGACGGCACCCTCGTCAAGCTCCCCGTCGCGCCGGACTCGGCCCTCCTCCCGTCCCTGCTGACCCTCTCGGACGTCTTCGGCACCGCCTACCACGCCGCACTCATGGGCGGGGTCAACGAGCGCACCCGCGTCACCGTGATCGGCGACGGCGCCGTCGGCCCGCTGGCCGTGCTCTCGGCCAAGTGGCTCGGCGCCAACCAGATCATGCTCATGGGACGTCACCAGGCACGCACCGAACCTCGGCCGGGAATTCGGGGCCACCGACGTCGTCTCCGCCGCGGAGAGAATGGCATCGAAGCGGTCCGCGAGCTGACCGGCGGGCACGGCACACACGTGGTCCTCGAAGCAGTCGGCCACATGTCCGCCTACGAACGGGCCCTCGGAGTCGTCCTCCCCGGCGGCGTCATCAGCCGCGTCGGCGTACCGCAGTACGAAGAGGCACCGGTCGGCTTCGGCAGCCTCTTCGGCCCCAACATCCGCCTGGCCGGCGGGCCCGCACCGGTCCGTGCCTACATCGAGGAACTGATGCCCGACATCCTCAACGGCACCATCGAGCCCGGGAAGGTCTTCGACGCCACCCCCGACCTCGACGGCATCCCGGCCGGCTACCGGGTCATGGCTGACCGCAAGGCCCTCAAGGTCCTCGTCAAGCCCTGA